The segment CATTGCGCTGTGGAGTCGGGCGCGGCGGAGTAGTCCACGATCAGGTCATCGATGGTAATACTGCGCCCGTAGCCGACAGGGTACTGGTAATCGAAGTCGGCCATGCGGTAGTCCAGCACGGTTACGCCGCCGGATCCAGGCGGCCTGAGCGTACAGCCGCGCAGACGAATGCGCCCGTCCCACGTCGAGCCGTAATCCCGGCGGAAGCTCACGAAGCTGCTGCCGACTCGGGTGGTGTTGTCGATGAACAGATCGCCGCCGCCGGTGACGGAAATCCCCTTGAGACCGATGGCGCAGTCCTTGATGTACAGGTTCCATCCGTGGAAATGCACATCAATGCGGTTCAGATTGCACCGCTCGAAATGGATGTTCTTGATGAGATTGGTGCCCAGCACACCCCAGGCCACCCAGCCCGCTTCGGCGGTGATGTTCCGGAATGTGCAGTTGAGCATACGCGAGCCGCCAATGCCGTAGGTGCCGTGGGCCACCGGGGTCTCGGGTGCCTGCCGGTTCTTCTCCCAGGGCATGGCGCGAATGTTTTCAAGGGTCACATCGAAAACCCGGCTGAGAGTGTAGAAGCCGTTGCGCGGTTCGCTGGACAGGTCCCGCTTCCCCGGCTCCAGCCCCATCCATTGCCCACGGATGATGGTGCGGCTGCGCTGGATCGAGAATCCGTTGTGGTGGTAGCCCTTGGTCCCGGCGACCGGCGAGTCTCCGGAAACGTAGAAGCCGCCGCCCTCGATGACGAGATAGGTACTGCTGCAAGGGGTCACCGTCACAGAGGTGAAATCTTTGAACTGCCAGGCGATGTCACCGATGACGTACCCTTCCTCTTCGACGTAGAAGAACTCTTCTCGGGCCCAGCCGCGGTTGCCCTCGTAGCCCGCACGAATGCCGATGCGGTCGTTGTTATCCTGGACGATGACCAGGTGGCCTGCATATTCGGCCAGCTCGGGGATGAGCTGCACTCCGGGCCGGATCCTGTCCAGAAGCGCCTGCTTGAGCTCGTCATTCAACTCGAGGGTCGTGGTGGGTTTATCATTGAGCACTACGAAGCGGGGGTTGCGCAGGTCATTGAAGCGCTCATCAATGTGGAAGACGGTGTTGCCCCAGTTGGTGTTTGTCTGGATTGGGATACTGTGGGTTTCCTTGATCCAGAACTCGCCGGACAGGTTGATGACGGGGACCCGATGTTTGCAGGCATACTGGTGCGCCAGCTTGATCTGCACCCCGTCGTCATGCTCTCCATCTCCGTGGGCGCCGAACATCCGGTAGTTGACGGCTCTCTGCTCCAGCAGGACCGCTACCCTTCCATCCTGGAGCGCAATGATGTCGGCATCATTGGGCACGACGCTCTCAAGGGGGGTCTCTATTCGGTATAGAGCTCCGCCGCCGTCCCCCGGAGAATGGAAGCCTGTCGTCCGGACCAGGACGCCGGTGGAAGCGTCCGTCCAGTTCTTCAGGGATTGCACGGTGGCCAGCTGGACGACAGTATCCGCTGCGGGCGTGGCAGGATTCATCGCGGCCTCCTGAGCAAGAGGCGCTGTTCCGCATTGGCAGAAGAGCGTCCCAACGATTACGAGGGCAGCCACATGCAGGCACACCCGCGGTGTGTGAGCTATGAGACTGGTCATGTTGACCTCCCGACTGCGTCTGTCCGCGGGGATGCCCAGGTGGCTGACAGAGTGGCGCCAGTTACCGCGGAGTCGCTGCCAAGGGTGAGTCTTGGGGCAGCGATCGCGTCGCGACTGGCGCGGCACCCTGAGATGCCTTCACCGCCTCGGCCAACTCCCAGCCCCGAGGCGCCGATGCTTCGGCGCGGTCCTCAGTCGATCCTGATCGTGCTCACGTCGAAATTCGGCTTGGGCCACTGTGGGTCCATTTCTCGCAACGCGTCCGCGATGATCTCTGCCACCACCATGTTCCGGTACCACTTGCGGTTCGCCGGTATCACGTACCACGGCGCGATATGCGTACTGCAGCGCTCCAGCACCTCCTCGTACGCCCGCATGTAGTGATCCCAAAGCGCGCGCTCCGCGGAATCGTTGGGGTTCAACTTCCAGTGTTTGGCTGGGTCCTTGATGCGGTCCTCGAGGCGCTCTTTCTGTTCGTCTTTGGAAATGTGCAGGAAGAACTTGATGATCCGCGTCCCCGAGTCTGTCAGGAGTTCCTCGAAGTTGTTGATGTGCGCATATCGTCTGCGCCAGACGCTCTCGGGCACCAGTTTGTGAACACGCACGACCAGCACATCCTCGTAATGCGAGCGGTTGAACACCATAATGTGTCCGGCGCGGGGCGCCCACTGGTGGACGCGCCACAGGAAGTCATGGCGCAGTTCCAACGGCGTCGGGACCTTGAAGCTCTGAACATGGCACGCCTGGGGGTTGAGACCGCTCATCACATGCTCGATGGTCCCATCCTTGCCGCCTGCGTCCATGGCCTGAAGGATGATGAGGAGGGATCGGCAGCCCTCAGCGTACATACGCTCCTGGTACTCATGCATGAAATCCAGTGCGGCCAGGGTGCGCTCGGAGACCTGGTTGTCGTCCTTGTCCAGCCCGCCGTGTTCGTCGGGGTCAAAGTCGGCGAGTTTCACACTGGCTCCGGGCGTGATACGGTACCTTTCGTGCATGGCATTGACCTCCAGGTACGGCCGTCGTGCTTAGCAGCACCTTTTCGGCGTGCGGGAAGGCATTCCTTCGTCGCCGTCGAAACTGCCGCAAATCTTGTACCTGGAGGGTACACGCAATGACACCGATCAAGCAGTCCGCATGCTGGGGATGCCTGATGAAGGGCGACGTCAAGCCCGAGGACGGCATCAAGGCCGCCGCCGAGATAGGCTTCGCATCCATTGAGATGGGCCCGCAGGAGTATTTCGGAGCGATCAAGGATGCGGGATTGGACATCGCGATTTTCGTGGGGCACAAGTCTCTCGCGGACGGGCTGAACAAGCGCGAGAATCACGAGCGTATCTACGACGAACTCATGGCCAGCCTGGAGATTGCGGTTGAGTACAACGTGCCCAGCCTCCTTTGCCTGAGTGGGAACCGTTACGACGGGGTATCCGACCTGCAGGGAGCGGAGATTTGCGCGGAGATACTGGCGCGAGTTGCCCCGGCAGCCGAGGAGAAAGGTGTCACCCTGTGCACCGAGCTTCTCAACAGTAAGGTCAACCACCCTGGTTACATGTGCGATAGCACCGAGTGGGGTGTGCACCTGTGCAAGATGGTGAACTCACCGCGGGTGAAGCTCCTCTATGACATCTACCACATGCAGATCATGGAAGGCGACCTGATCCGCACCATTCGCGACAATATCCAGTGGTTCGGGCACTTCCACACCGCGGGCAATCCGGGCCGCAATGACATGGACGAAACCCAGGAGATCTACTACCCGGCGGTGGCGCGGTGCATTGCGGAATTGGACTACCAGGGGTACGTGGGCCACGAGTTCCTGACCAAACGTGAGAACGGGATCATTGGCATGCGTGAGGCCTTCGCGGTCTGGAACGTGGGTTAGGGGCTAACCGCCAGTGAAACTCTGGGCCCGGGCGTCCTGGCGGACGCTGATTGGATTGGGTTGGTTGGCCGAAGGCATGTAGGGCCCGCGCTGAAGCACGGGCCTGAGGGGCCGGCGCTCCGTATCCGGAGCGTTTCGGCCCGGGCGTCCTGGCGGACGCTGATTGGATTGGGTTGGTTGGCCGAAGGCATATATGGCCCGCGCTGAAGCACGGGCCTGAGGGGCTGGCGCTCCGTATCCGGAGCGCTTCGACCCGGGCGTCCTGGCGGACGCTGATTGGATTGGGTTGGTTGGCCGAAGGCATATAGGGCCCGCGCTGAAGCACGGGCCTGTAGTGCCGGCGCTCCGTATCCGGAGCGCTTCGACCCGGGCGTCGTGGCGGACGCTGATTGGATTGGGTTGGTTGGCCGAAGGCATATAGGGCCCGCGCTGAAGCACGGGCCTGTGTGGCCGACGCTCCGTATCCGGAGCGCTTCGACCCGGGCGTCCTTGCGGACGCTGATTGGATTGGGTTGGTTGGCCCAAGGCATATAGGGCCCGCGCTGAAGCACGGGCCTGTAGTGCCGGCGCTCCGTATCCGGAGCGCTTCGACCCGGGCGTCCTGGCGGACGCTGATTGGATTGGGTTGGTTGGCCGAAGGCATGTAGGGCCCGCGCTGAAGCACGGGCCTGTGTGGCCGACGCTCCGTATCCGGAGCGCTTCGGCCCGGGCGTCCTGGCGGACGCTGACGGGATTGGGTTGGTTGGCCGAAGGCATATAGGGCCCGCGCTGAAGCACGGGCCTGTGGGGCCGGCGC is part of the Armatimonadota bacterium genome and harbors:
- a CDS encoding TIM barrel protein — translated: MTPIKQSACWGCLMKGDVKPEDGIKAAAEIGFASIEMGPQEYFGAIKDAGLDIAIFVGHKSLADGLNKRENHERIYDELMASLEIAVEYNVPSLLCLSGNRYDGVSDLQGAEICAEILARVAPAAEEKGVTLCTELLNSKVNHPGYMCDSTEWGVHLCKMVNSPRVKLLYDIYHMQIMEGDLIRTIRDNIQWFGHFHTAGNPGRNDMDETQEIYYPAVARCIAELDYQGYVGHEFLTKRENGIIGMREAFAVWNVG
- a CDS encoding polyphosphate kinase 2 family protein, which gives rise to MHERYRITPGASVKLADFDPDEHGGLDKDDNQVSERTLAALDFMHEYQERMYAEGCRSLLIILQAMDAGGKDGTIEHVMSGLNPQACHVQSFKVPTPLELRHDFLWRVHQWAPRAGHIMVFNRSHYEDVLVVRVHKLVPESVWRRRYAHINNFEELLTDSGTRIIKFFLHISKDEQKERLEDRIKDPAKHWKLNPNDSAERALWDHYMRAYEEVLERCSTHIAPWYVIPANRKWYRNMVVAEIIADALREMDPQWPKPNFDVSTIRID